A section of the Malania oleifera isolate guangnan ecotype guangnan chromosome 2, ASM2987363v1, whole genome shotgun sequence genome encodes:
- the LOC131149054 gene encoding uncharacterized protein LOC131149054, with translation MDPANHPLQIFVQSPDLNLPSRALALNPSHTLRHLKLSLLPQNLPSQTLASLYFTFTGKPLSDSTTIRDSQIQHFSTLVLRIRAPGGGGDGGATGAESRDCYLNMYAIKKPDKVDPNEKRLSKWTTCALSFEPLKHPCVVDRLGNVFNKEALVEALLGKKLPKEFGHIKGLKDMIPIQFSMIPGLDSNDGDVIGGTRFQCPITGLEFNGKYKFFSLKGCGHVLSAKALKEVKSSSCLVCHKEFMEGDKIVINGSEEEVAALRERMEEEKAKLREKKVKKVKNGDARVCGEDGVSLDSARLSGTKHGIDSKGVEKVTGKVEGNVKIANVGFTVKGANEGSVKRFKAADIAPPNANKEVYASIFTSSKKSNFKETFTCRSLPLGRN, from the coding sequence ATGGATCCTGCGAACCACCCTCTGCAGATCTTCGTCCAATCCCCCGATCTCAATCTTCCTTCCCGCGCCCTTGCCCTAAATCCTTCTCACACCCTCCGCCACCTCAAGCTCTCTCTCCTCCCCCAAAACCTCCCCTCCCAAACCCTAGCCTCCCTATACTTCACCTTCACGGGCAAGCCCCTCTCTGACTCCACCACCATACGCGACTCCCAAATCCAGCATTTCTCGACGCTCGTACTTCGCATTCGAGCCCCTGGCGGCGGTGGCGATGGCGGCGCCACCGGAGCAGAGTCCCGCGATTGCTATCTCAACATGTACGCGATAAAAAAGCCCGACAAGGTTGATCCGAATGAGAAGAGATTATCCAAGTGGACGACGTGTGCGCTGTCGTTCGAGCCGTTGAAGCATCCTTGCGTGGTGGATAGGCTCGGGAATGTGTTCAACAAAGAGGCGCTTGTGGAGGCGTTGTTGGGGAAGAAGCTGCCCAAGGAGTTTGGGCATATCAAGGGTTTGAAGGATATGATTCCGATTCAATTTTCGATGATTCCTGGGTTGGACTCAAACGATGGAGATGTGATTGGGGGAACTCGGTTCCAGTGTCCCATTACAGGGCTTGAGTTTAATGGGAAGTACAAGTTTTTTTCTTTGAAGGGTTGTGGGCATGTGTTGAGTGCTAAAGCTTTGAAGGAGGTTAAATCTTCGTCTTGCCTTGTTTGTCATAAGGAGTTTATGGAGGGGGATAAGATTGTGATTAATGGGAGTGAGGAGGAGGTGGCAGCATTGAGGGAGAGGATGGAAGAAGAAAAGGCGAAGTTGAGGGAAAAGAAGGTGAAAAAGGTGAAGAATGGGGATGCGAGGGTATGCGGGGAGGATGGTGTGAGTTTGGATTCAGCCCGGTTAAGTGGCACAAAGCATGGAATTGATTCTAAGGGCGTGGAGAAGGTTACAGGTAAGGTGgaaggaaatgtgaaaattgcaaaTGTTGGTTTTACTGTAAAAGGTGCAAATGAAGGTTCAGTAAAGCGGTTCAAAGCGGCTGACATAGCCCCACCTAATGCTAATAAGGAAGTTTATGCATCTATATTTACCTCATCCAAGAAATCCAATTTCAAGGAAACATTTACTTGCAGATCTCTCCCACTTGGAAGAAATTGA